GTTTCAATTGCCCGTCAGCAGTCGTTGTTTGATCTTGGCAAATCGACTTGCATGCCATTTTTTCGATAAAAATATTTTTGCCCTCATCATCAATCTCTACAAAGCATGTATGTCCACCGGCTTTATAAGCATCTGGGATTTTGCTTGAGTTAGAAACTTCGAAAAGGATGGCAGTACGAAATTGCTGCTCAACTCGTACGTTGCTGAATTGCGCTGAGTACTTATCCAAACCTGGACAAACTTTTCGAATGGCCGGCAGAGCATTCGTCACGACCGCGTCGCTGGTAAGGACCTTAAACTCAGGAGGGCCTGACTCAGCACCACAACCTGAAAGAGCCAGAAGCACGACAACCAGGAAACCTGAAACCTTTGTTTTCATTACTCCACCCACCTAAAAAAGCACCGCACCAATCAAGATTCCGAGAGCAAAAATCCCGGCAGCATTCTTCTTATACAATAAAACAAAACTCTGAAATGTCAGCTCGGCGGGCTCACTTGCCGAAGCAACAACCGCCTTGAACTCAAGCACATACTCAAGTGTTTTTTGAAGCTGAGCCTTCTCAAGATCTTTAAGTTGGGTCCGGCCAAATGAGAGATCGCAGAACGTATTCATTTCTGCTTTTGCGTCCTTTTCGGCGACGGCCCTAAGTACCTTTCCAACAAGCCTGCGCTTGTCTGCACCTTCTCTAAGATACTCAAGCCTTTGTCGCATGACCTCTCGCGCTTCCGAGAATTGATCGGCTGTAATCTCATTGATCGACGTGACACCTAAATGGGCGTGCACCGTACGCCATACATCCCTAGGGTCATCACCAAGCTCTTCGCATTTAGCGCGCAGTTCATGCAGCTCTTTACGTTGAGCCGTGACCAACCCACGGGTTTCAGCTTTGTCGGCATCCGCGAGGCTGATATTGATTCCGTAATTATTAATATCCCCTTCGGCTGCTTGACCGACTCCTCCTTGGAAGTTTTGCACCATGTCACTTCTTCCCTTTGCCACCAACGTTGAGGGTCAGACCCGACTGGTTTACCGATCCATGAATGTATTGGCCAACACTTTGAAATGTATGTTGTGCGCTGGTAGGAGCTTGCGCCCCCAGAAGAACGCGCAGCGCCTCATCTTGTCGCTCTTCAGGGCTGCGGCGAAATTGATCTAGAAACAGCCGCTCCCTGGTTGACGGCGGAAGCGATCCGCGCAGCCCTGTCAGTACGTACTGAACGTCTGCACCCGCGAGAGCAAAAGCCTCAAGCGCCTCCATGCCGGGTGCAACCGCACCAGCCTCGTATCGACTCCAAGTCTCTCTTGTCACGCCCGCAACTGCTCCAGCAGCAGCTTGAGTCAGCTTCAGGCGCTTGCGCTCTTCTTTGAGCCGCAGAAAAGGTGATCTATCCGTCACAAATATTCCTTGACTATGTGATCTATAGATCACAAAATCATCCACACAAACACTAATCATCTTTGCATCACAGGAGCCACCACCATGGCCACCCATGCCAAAGCCCTATCCGCCGACCAGGTGAAAGAAAACTTCCGTCGGGTTGGCAAAACCATCACTGAATGGGCTACCGAGAACGGCTACACCCGTAACGAGGTGTATCGCGTACTCAATGGCCAAGCCAAAGCCCATTACGGCAAGGCTCACGATATTGCGGTGAAGCTTGGACTTAAACCTTCATCGGCGTTGGCAGCGTAATGGCTGCCGTGCAGATGAGCGTCGACCGCTTCGGCTTTCTGTTTGTCGCGTTGTCGACTGGCGGGCCACGCGGGCTTCAGCCAATTGATCGCACAGCCAGCCCAGCGTTTTCGTGGCTTCAGCCTCGATTGATTGGCCCGGCCAACGAATTGGCCTCAGGGCCTGTTCAAGGCATTCAGCCGTTACAAGACCTTCAACTTCAAGAACTGCCGCAAGGCGTAACCAGCCCTGCGCCAAAGCATTCACTTGCGCTTCAAGCGCCTCAATACGGTCGGTCATAGCCATGTCTCAGTTTGCGAATGTACCGCAAAACTTTGCAGCTGGCGCAACCCGTTTGGCTAGCTGCAAAAAATCCATTTGTTTGGAAGACCGTCTGCAGGAGGGTTTCCAATGAATCGCCGCCGCTGGAAGAACGTCCGTCCTACGTCGCTGCGCCACGCTTTAGAGCTGTGCAAGGACTTTGCAATCGATGCTCACAATAAAAGTGTGCAGCGCATCGCGGACGAGATGGGGCTGCCCGATCACTGGGCGCTTTATAAATGGTTACAAACTGGTCGCATGCCCGCCAACTTGATCCGCCCTTACGAGCGGGTATGCAACTGCGATTACGTCACGCGCTGGATAGCTGCTAGTGCAGGCCGCCTGACTATAGAAATGCCCACCGGGCGCAATTGCACTGCCCAGGATACACAGGCCCTGCAGGAGCTGCTGACAACCGCCGCCGGGAAGCTGCTCGCGTTCTACGCCAAGAACAGTGAAGCCGAAGAGACCCTGACTGCAATTCAGGCCGCGATGGAAGGGCTTGCTTGGCACCGAGGCAACGTCAGCCAGACCCAACACCCACAACTGGAACTGGAGGGGCAGCCATGAGCCGCACCGCCTCAGGAGCCGCTCGCGTGCTGGGCGTGCTGAAAGCCTTGAAGGGGCACACCGTCACCGGCCTCAGTAACACCGAGCTGGCCCAACTAACCAAGGACAGCCCGAGCAACATCACCCGCGCTATGCAAACCCTGATTGAAGAGGGGCTGGCAGTAAAGCTGGACAACGGTCGGTTTGCCCACTCGGTGGCGATGTTGCAAATCGCCCAGGCCCATGCCGAACACATGGCAAGGCTGACCCAGCGGATGCAAGAAATCAATCAGCGGATTGCCGCTGGCTCGCTCAACTAAGGAGAAAACCATGGCACGTACTAAAGCCCAACCTACTGCCCCAATTGAATTGCCTGTCCTGGACGGCGAAATGCTGACGGCTAATCAGAATGCGGTCGCGACAATGCTCGCCGCCCACAGCGAAGAGCGTGACCTGGTAAATCAACTGCTTGGGCAGGCACAAGCGGCTGGCGCTTTCGAAGATTTTTCCCGGACGGTCCGGATTTCGAAATTGGCCTTCGTCAAAGAAAACAAGCTCTACAGGGCTATTAAAGGCATGAAACTCCGGACCGGTCCGGAAATTCTGAGTGGCACTTGGGAGGAGTTTTGCCAGGTGCTTGGAAGGTCTGTTGACCAAGTGGATGAGGATATCCGTAACCTTCGCCAATTTGGTGAGAATGCGCTGGACTCCATGTCGCGCATGGGCATCGGCTACCGCGAAATGCGCCAATACCGCCGCCTGCCTGAAGATGCACAAGCCGCCCTAATCGAAGTCGCCAAGGCCGGTGACAAAGAGGCTTTTGTCGACCTCGCCGAAGAGATCATCGCCAAACACTCGAAAGAAAAAACCGAACTGACCCAGCGTTTGGACGAAGTCAACGCCGACTATGAAGCCCAAGGCGAAGTCATGGCGAACAAAGCCAAAGAGCTTGATAGCACCAAGCAAGAGCTGAAAAAACTTCAGAAGCGCATCCAGACGGCAACGCCAGACGATGTCATCAAAGAGCTGCGCACCGAGGTGGTCGCTCTTCATTTTGAAGTGGAAGCCAAGATCCTGGGCGAGCTTCGCGAAGGCTTTGCCAAGATGGCTGAACACGCTGCCGAACACGGCCAGGACCACCGTGCCTACCAGGCCGATTTGATCAAGCAGCTTGAAATCACCCTGGCAACTGTTCGCAGCGAATTTCACTTGCCCGAACACCAGGACGACACGCCGGTATGGCAGACCCAGGCCGAGGCGTAACCGATGAACCCCGTACAGACCCAGCAACTGGCGCAAATCGCCCAACGGGCAGCCAATGCCCCGCACGGTCAACGCACCGCCATTTACAAGGCCGGTGCAGCCGAGCTGGGTGTTTCCCTTCAAACCCTGCAGCGTAAGCTGAAGGAGGTAGCGGTGAGCAAACCTCGTAAACGTCGCAGCGATGCCGGTAACAGCACCTTACCTTTGGATGAAGCGCGGATGATCTCGGCGGTATTGCTGGAGTCCATCCGGGCCAACAACAAGCAGCTGTCTACCATTGAGCGCGCTGTTGAGCGCCTGCGAAGCAACAACCTGATTCTGGCTGGCCGCATAGATGAAGCCTCAGGTGAGTTTCGTCCACTGACTAACAGCGCCATCAGCCGCGCTCTGCGTGCCTACAAACTACACCCTGAGCAGCTGCTGCACGACGCACCCGCCGTATCGCTTGCCAGCAAGCACCCCAACCACGTTTGGCAGGTCGACGCCTCTATCTCGACACAGTTCTATTTGGCAGACGATGGCGCTCGGGTGATGAGGCAGGCCGAGTTCTACGATGGCAAGCCGGGCAACCTCAAGA
This genomic stretch from Pseudomonas synxantha BG33R harbors:
- a CDS encoding helix-turn-helix domain-containing protein, with product MGGHGGGSCDAKMISVCVDDFVIYRSHSQGIFVTDRSPFLRLKEERKRLKLTQAAAGAVAGVTRETWSRYEAGAVAPGMEALEAFALAGADVQYVLTGLRGSLPPSTRERLFLDQFRRSPEERQDEALRVLLGAQAPTSAQHTFQSVGQYIHGSVNQSGLTLNVGGKGKK
- a CDS encoding DNA-binding protein, whose translation is MATHAKALSADQVKENFRRVGKTITEWATENGYTRNEVYRVLNGQAKAHYGKAHDIAVKLGLKPSSALAA
- a CDS encoding helix-turn-helix domain-containing protein encodes the protein MSRTASGAARVLGVLKALKGHTVTGLSNTELAQLTKDSPSNITRAMQTLIEEGLAVKLDNGRFAHSVAMLQIAQAHAEHMARLTQRMQEINQRIAAGSLN